In the genome of Gloeotrichia echinulata CP02, one region contains:
- a CDS encoding nucleotidyltransferase family protein produces the protein MNSNNHLHMLLADTPVGNVLPAIAQLNLPNWWLAGGAVRNTVWHSIFGKDCGLVIKDFDIAFFDEQGDRTQELAAKATLTTQFPDDLFDVKNQASFGRWRFGLRPYTSTEDAITEWLHTATTVGVRLDTQGEWQFFTPYGLDDLFAGIIRPTPVHTNNPDAHNKASGFLQKCPYLRLA, from the coding sequence ATGAATAGCAACAATCACTTACACATGCTCCTCGCAGATACACCTGTTGGTAATGTATTACCTGCAATAGCACAGCTTAATCTACCGAATTGGTGGTTGGCAGGGGGTGCAGTGCGAAATACAGTTTGGCATTCCATTTTTGGCAAGGACTGCGGCTTAGTTATCAAGGATTTTGATATTGCATTTTTTGATGAACAGGGAGACCGTACCCAGGAACTAGCAGCAAAAGCCACCCTCACAACACAGTTTCCTGATGATCTGTTTGATGTGAAAAATCAAGCCAGTTTTGGTCGTTGGCGCTTTGGGCTAAGACCATACACTAGTACTGAGGATGCTATCACAGAATGGCTACACACTGCCACGACTGTAGGAGTGCGCTTAGACACACAAGGGGAATGGCAATTTTTCACCCCCTATGGATTGGATGACCTATTTGCTGGGATTATCCGCCCTACCCCTGTACATACAAATAACCCAGATGCCCATAATAAGGCCTCTGGTTTCTTGCAAAAATGTCCTTATTTGCGCTTGGCGTAA
- a CDS encoding phycobiliprotein lyase has translation MDAMEFFELSTGKWRSQRTTHHLAFKRSEAGESEILVEALAADHPQVIEICKLHEVDPNLAIGGAFVSWEGAMGWDRDEENHQGSTVFSLIPDADNPRQGSLLRERGYAEIVPVAGRYHMDDEDGLVLTTEYETMSSIERFWFVSPSIRMRTSTVKRFGGFSTATFCTEFRVADAAEVTSNPDGADLSNVTPEQIKNAVEPTKYLSFFGW, from the coding sequence ATGGATGCAATGGAGTTTTTTGAACTGAGTACAGGTAAATGGCGATCGCAACGAACAACGCATCACCTAGCTTTCAAGCGATCTGAAGCTGGCGAATCTGAGATTCTAGTTGAAGCCCTTGCAGCGGATCATCCCCAAGTGATTGAGATCTGCAAACTCCATGAGGTTGACCCTAACTTGGCGATTGGTGGTGCGTTTGTCTCTTGGGAAGGTGCAATGGGATGGGATAGAGATGAGGAAAACCATCAAGGTTCCACAGTATTCTCTTTGATCCCTGATGCAGATAACCCCCGCCAAGGATCATTATTGCGAGAACGGGGCTATGCGGAAATCGTCCCAGTGGCGGGGCGCTATCACATGGATGATGAAGATGGGTTAGTCTTGACGACGGAATATGAAACCATGAGTTCTATTGAGAGATTCTGGTTTGTTAGTCCTAGCATTCGGATGCGAACCAGTACTGTAAAACGATTTGGTGGTTTTAGCACCGCCACCTTCTGTACCGAATTCCGGGTTGCAGACGCTGCAGAAGTTACCTCTAACCCAGATGGGGCTGACCTCTCAAATGTTACCCCTGAACAGATTAAAAATGCGGTTGAACCCACAAAATATTTGTCCTTCTTTGGTTGGTAA
- a CDS encoding cysteine synthase A encodes MTITNGFVGTIGNTPLIRLNSFSSETGCEILAKAEFLNPGGSVKDRAALYIIEDAEKKGLLKPGGTVVEGTAGNTGIGLAHICNAKGYKCLIIIPNTQSQEKIDALTTLGAEVRPVPAVPYKDPNNYVKLSGRIAAELENAIWANQFDNLANRQAHYETTGPEIWTQTNGKIDGWVAATGTGGTFAGVSLYLKEKNPAVKCVVADPLGSGIYSYIKTGEIKMEGNSITEGIGNSRITANMQGVPTDDAIQIDDTEALRVVYQLLRKDGLLMGGSTGINVAAAVALAQQLGPGHTIVTILCDSGSRYQSRIFNREWLASKGLSVD; translated from the coding sequence ATGACCATCACAAATGGCTTTGTCGGCACAATTGGTAATACACCCCTGATTCGCTTAAATAGCTTTAGCTCAGAAACAGGGTGCGAAATTCTCGCTAAAGCAGAATTTCTGAATCCTGGCGGTTCCGTCAAAGACCGCGCCGCACTTTACATCATAGAAGATGCGGAAAAAAAAGGTTTACTCAAACCTGGTGGCACCGTTGTCGAAGGAACCGCTGGTAATACTGGGATTGGATTGGCGCATATTTGCAACGCCAAAGGCTACAAATGCCTAATTATCATTCCTAATACCCAATCCCAAGAAAAGATAGACGCACTGACAACACTGGGCGCAGAAGTCCGTCCCGTCCCCGCAGTACCTTACAAAGACCCCAACAACTACGTCAAACTATCTGGTAGAATTGCCGCTGAGTTAGAAAACGCCATTTGGGCAAATCAATTTGATAACTTAGCCAATCGCCAAGCCCACTACGAAACCACAGGCCCAGAAATTTGGACACAGACAAATGGTAAAATAGATGGTTGGGTAGCCGCGACTGGTACCGGCGGTACATTTGCTGGTGTCTCACTGTACCTGAAAGAAAAAAATCCGGCGGTTAAATGTGTTGTCGCCGACCCCTTGGGTAGCGGAATTTACAGCTACATCAAAACCGGTGAAATCAAAATGGAAGGCAATTCCATTACTGAAGGCATTGGTAACAGTCGCATTACAGCCAATATGCAAGGCGTACCCACGGATGATGCCATCCAAATTGATGATACAGAAGCTTTGCGAGTAGTTTACCAGCTGCTCAGAAAAGACGGACTATTAATGGGTGGTTCAACTGGTATTAATGTAGCCGCAGCAGTTGCTTTAGCCCAGCAGTTGGGGCCAGGACACACCATTGTCACCATCTTATGTGATAGCGGTTCCCGTTATCAATCGCGAATATTCAACCGCGAATGGCTAGCCTCCAAAGGACTTTCTGTGGATTAA
- a CDS encoding formylglycine-generating enzyme family protein, translated as MAKPILKNNKLKQLISRLNVHCDLTGEDIADVLWLALKQQEYSAKTKIPEEAPPEKEKPKEDDYQRNRSNVDQRQRSVRDKRGVEISPPSPRKNFDDKIKGKTLPIRHTDPRSLREPLEFVKALRPLMRRVDSGRQTILDEIETVKLIAEQSTVEQSICIPVLKSEPEPWLDLALIIDDNSSMIIWRKLIEELKELLEHYGIFREVRTWGLTKDNDKIIIKAKVGKQQAKNVQIKNIKELIDPTGRCLILIVSDCVAPMWFDGTILSALQYWTKHQPLAILQMLPNTLWLRSGLRVGAAVRLVNRNGGSTSEVANSNLRIDELLLWKDFDLENRSKIPVLTVEAEIASNWAEFLVGKYNKINGGFIFPHNSDFTPPPHLPQTQISNLNAAERIERFRRISSPLGRKLAGLLMAAPLITLPVIRLVQETLLPESGPVHTAEVLLGGILKPLTEITTDINPDGVVFDEVVPEIRTTLLGDAPFSDSQFIYHTISDYIEKQIGKSLKECVALLKQPPSADDGEQENLEKAYATISLKVLNALGGEYAEFAKQVEQEEHPPLQKCNFKVKNIIFIDNSINPQTVIIQTQKTAQYYVEDLGNEIGLEMMLIPEGSFMMGSPEDELQRSRSESPQHLVNIQQFFMGKYPVTQEQWRAVAALPQVNRQLEPHLSSFKGDNRPVEQVCWYDAVEFCDRLTSHTKRQYRLPSEAEWEYACRAGTTTPFHFGETITSELANYNADYTYGAGVKGTYRGETTVVGSFGVANNFGLYDMHGNVWEWCLDDWHSHYKGATTDGSPWFDEMVTERSLSNQNLYQKGQGAMLRGGSWISNPERCRSASRDLNNRAERDFRLNYNGFRVVCAFGRIIR; from the coding sequence ATGGCTAAACCAATCTTAAAGAACAACAAACTCAAACAATTAATATCCCGTTTAAATGTCCATTGTGACCTGACGGGAGAAGATATCGCAGATGTTCTTTGGTTAGCTTTAAAACAACAAGAATATTCAGCCAAAACCAAAATACCAGAAGAAGCACCTCCAGAAAAAGAGAAACCAAAAGAAGATGATTATCAGCGAAATCGATCAAATGTTGACCAACGTCAACGCTCAGTACGAGATAAACGAGGAGTTGAAATTTCTCCCCCATCTCCTAGAAAGAATTTTGATGATAAGATTAAAGGAAAAACCTTACCCATTAGACATACAGATCCCCGTTCATTAAGGGAACCATTAGAATTTGTTAAAGCATTACGTCCTTTAATGCGTCGGGTAGATTCAGGAAGACAAACAATACTCGATGAAATAGAAACAGTCAAACTGATAGCTGAACAAAGTACAGTTGAACAAAGCATCTGTATTCCTGTCCTTAAAAGTGAACCTGAACCTTGGTTGGATTTAGCTTTAATTATAGATGATAATTCATCAATGATAATTTGGCGTAAGCTGATTGAAGAATTAAAAGAACTATTAGAACATTACGGAATTTTTCGAGAAGTTCGGACATGGGGATTAACTAAAGATAACGACAAGATTATTATTAAGGCTAAAGTTGGTAAACAACAAGCGAAAAATGTTCAAATTAAAAATATTAAAGAATTAATTGATCCCACCGGACGCTGTTTAATATTAATTGTTAGTGATTGTGTTGCACCAATGTGGTTTGATGGAACTATTCTTTCTGCTTTACAATATTGGACAAAACATCAACCCCTAGCAATTTTACAAATGTTACCTAACACTCTCTGGTTAAGAAGTGGATTAAGAGTAGGTGCTGCGGTCAGATTAGTTAATCGAAATGGCGGTTCAACATCAGAAGTCGCTAATAGCAATTTACGTATTGATGAACTTCTACTCTGGAAAGATTTTGACTTAGAAAATAGGTCAAAAATTCCTGTTTTAACTGTTGAAGCAGAAATTGCTAGTAATTGGGCGGAGTTCTTAGTGGGAAAATATAATAAAATCAACGGTGGTTTTATCTTCCCTCACAATTCAGATTTTACTCCACCACCTCATTTACCTCAAACTCAAATTAGTAACTTAAATGCAGCAGAAAGGATTGAACGTTTCCGGCGCATTTCATCCCCTTTAGGACGGAAATTAGCAGGATTATTAATGGCTGCACCTTTAATTACTTTACCTGTAATTCGCTTAGTTCAAGAAACTTTATTACCTGAATCTGGACCTGTGCATACGGCTGAAGTCTTGTTAGGAGGAATACTTAAACCTTTAACTGAGATTACCACAGATATCAATCCTGATGGAGTAGTATTTGATGAGGTAGTACCAGAAATTAGGACTACTTTATTAGGAGACGCGCCATTTAGTGATTCTCAATTTATTTATCATACCATATCAGATTATATAGAAAAGCAAATAGGCAAGTCTTTAAAAGAATGTGTTGCTTTATTAAAACAACCACCATCAGCGGACGATGGAGAGCAAGAAAATTTAGAAAAAGCTTATGCTACCATTTCTTTAAAAGTTCTCAACGCATTAGGTGGAGAATATGCTGAATTTGCAAAACAAGTTGAACAAGAGGAACATCCACCATTACAGAAATGTAACTTTAAAGTTAAAAATATCATTTTTATAGATAATTCTATCAACCCACAAACAGTTATAATCCAAACACAGAAGACAGCCCAATACTATGTAGAAGACTTGGGTAATGAGATTGGGCTAGAAATGATGCTGATTCCAGAGGGGAGTTTTATGATGGGTTCGCCAGAAGATGAACTACAACGTAGTAGGTCAGAAAGCCCTCAGCATTTAGTAAACATTCAGCAATTCTTCATGGGTAAGTATCCAGTCACTCAAGAACAGTGGAGAGCAGTAGCAGCACTACCGCAAGTAAACCGCCAACTTGAACCCCACCTATCTAGCTTTAAAGGTGATAATCGCCCTGTAGAGCAAGTTTGCTGGTACGATGCGGTTGAGTTTTGCGATCGCCTTACCTCCCACACAAAAAGACAATACCGCCTACCCAGTGAAGCGGAATGGGAATATGCCTGTAGAGCAGGAACTACGACCCCATTCCACTTTGGCGAAACAATTACATCAGAATTGGCAAACTATAATGCTGACTACACTTATGGCGCAGGTGTGAAAGGAACATATCGAGGAGAAACTACAGTTGTAGGCAGCTTTGGCGTAGCTAATAATTTTGGGTTATACGATATGCATGGGAACGTGTGGGAATGGTGTCTTGATGATTGGCACAGTCACTATAAGGGAGCGACTACAGATGGTAGTCCTTGGTTTGACGAGATGGTTACTGAGCGCAGCCTAAGTAATCAGAATCTTTACCAAAAGGGACAAGGAGCCATGCTGCGGGGCGGTTCCTGGATCAGCAATCCTGAACGCTGCCGTTCCGCGTCCCGCGACCTCAACAATAGGGCGGAGCGCGACTTCCGCCTCAACTATAATGGTTTTCGTGTTGTCTGCGCGTTCGGGAGGATTATCCGGTAG
- a CDS encoding MoxR family ATPase, with amino-acid sequence MTEWYLFHGKGERKPKLEDTEITELREKIKNIKSPPWRQFGKEEDFVKNKNNIQSSSESENQIPETVDKSRFYELIELAKKKEREIKKGQNFRLSESKQATDVRDAVNAAIYLRRPLLVTGNPGSGKTSLAYAIAYELNLGPVLSWSITARSTLQEGLYRYDAIARLQDANNKESEEQPIGQYIKLGPLGTAFLPSYLPRVLLIDEIDKSDINLPNDLLNLLEEGQFEIPELVRRSKDKNQDNIFEVQTQDEDIDVSIKSGRVKCYAFPIIVMTSNGERDFPQAFKRRCLRVRMPDPNTDELEIIVKAHFGEELFNQETEKINQLIEHFLPKSGEARDKATDQLLNAIYVITHEDSPQDEEKKEAIRDLLMKSLTEIE; translated from the coding sequence ATGACAGAATGGTATTTATTTCATGGTAAAGGTGAACGCAAGCCAAAATTAGAAGATACCGAAATTACAGAATTACGAGAAAAAATTAAAAATATTAAATCTCCTCCTTGGCGACAGTTTGGTAAAGAGGAAGATTTTGTCAAAAATAAAAATAATATACAATCATCATCAGAATCAGAAAACCAGATTCCTGAAACTGTAGATAAAAGCCGCTTTTATGAATTAATTGAATTAGCGAAAAAGAAAGAAAGAGAAATCAAAAAAGGGCAAAACTTTAGACTTTCTGAATCTAAACAAGCAACTGATGTGAGAGATGCTGTGAATGCGGCCATTTATTTAAGACGACCTTTATTAGTAACCGGAAATCCTGGTTCAGGAAAAACATCTTTAGCTTATGCGATCGCCTATGAATTAAACTTAGGGCCAGTACTATCTTGGTCAATTACAGCCAGATCCACCCTCCAAGAAGGATTATATCGCTATGATGCGATCGCTCGCCTCCAAGATGCCAATAACAAAGAAAGTGAAGAACAACCCATTGGACAATATATTAAATTAGGACCATTAGGAACAGCTTTTTTACCATCCTATCTACCCAGAGTATTATTAATTGACGAAATTGATAAAAGTGATATTAACCTACCGAATGATTTATTGAATCTGCTCGAAGAGGGACAGTTTGAAATTCCTGAATTAGTTAGACGTTCTAAAGATAAAAATCAAGATAACATATTTGAAGTACAAACTCAAGATGAAGATATTGATGTCAGCATTAAAAGCGGACGAGTAAAATGCTATGCTTTTCCTATTATTGTCATGACCAGTAATGGAGAAAGAGACTTTCCTCAAGCCTTTAAACGTCGATGTTTACGAGTGAGAATGCCTGATCCTAACACAGATGAATTAGAAATAATCGTTAAAGCCCATTTTGGCGAAGAATTATTTAATCAAGAAACTGAAAAAATTAATCAATTAATTGAACACTTTCTTCCCAAGTCAGGAGAAGCCAGGGATAAAGCCACAGATCAGTTATTAAATGCAATTTACGTCATTACCCATGAAGATAGTCCTCAAGATGAAGAGAAAAAAGAAGCAATTCGAGATTTATTAATGAAATCACTTACTGAAATTGAGTGA
- a CDS encoding Uma2 family endonuclease — protein MFSSPIVLRIPPSMDMTDEQFFEFCQVNRDLRIEKNRFGEISIMPPTGSETGNRNFNVAVQVGVWAEKNGTGICFDSSTGFKLSTGADRSPDVSWMTLERWNGLSLEQQQKFAPICPDFVIELRSPSDNLKTLQEKMAEYMREPGIQLGWLIDRKERKVYIYRPGVPEECLENPATISDELVLPGFVLDMTKVW, from the coding sequence ATGTTTTCATCGCCTATTGTGTTACGAATTCCACCTTCAATGGATATGACAGACGAGCAGTTTTTTGAATTCTGTCAGGTCAATCGTGACTTACGCATTGAGAAGAACAGATTTGGAGAGATATCAATTATGCCGCCTACAGGTTCAGAAACAGGCAATCGTAACTTTAATGTAGCAGTACAGGTAGGAGTTTGGGCAGAAAAAAATGGTACGGGTATTTGCTTTGACTCCAGTACAGGATTTAAGCTATCAACTGGTGCAGATAGATCGCCGGATGTATCTTGGATGACACTGGAAAGGTGGAATGGTTTGTCTTTAGAACAACAGCAGAAATTTGCTCCCATCTGTCCAGATTTTGTCATAGAACTGAGATCACCTTCTGACAACCTGAAAACTTTGCAAGAAAAAATGGCAGAATATATGCGGGAGCCTGGAATACAGCTAGGCTGGCTAATTGACCGCAAAGAACGCAAAGTTTATATTTATCGTCCTGGTGTACCAGAGGAATGTTTGGAAAATCCGGCGACTATTAGCGACGAGTTAGTTTTACCTGGGTTTGTTCTGGATATGACCAAAGTTTGGTAA
- a CDS encoding calcium-binding protein produces the protein MAIINGTNVNDILNGTTGDDVIKGLGANDVLYGNGGNDILDGGSGNDTLNAASAGGNNTLRGGSGNDNLDITYSSGNNTLEGGSEADNLNAFFSSGNNTVKGGSGDDYLNTSSSSGNNSLSGDAGNDTLDISYSTGNNTLSGGSGADNFYAYAVSGTNTLNGGADDDSFYIGAPITPPSSLVTQTVDGGAGNDYLSVDYSNASTGITSTFDATNQQGSLTAGTNQVSYKNIESLEVTGTAYDDNITVSGYYNNYFDEEKYEYQSDGYASLGNNTLNGGAGNDNLTANYSTGNNLLDGGDGNDSLSASGEFYYSLIFSYNNYGYPSSGNNTLNGGAGDDTLNIDYSTGNNLLDGGDGNDSLSSSGYFYADSSIGYYEEEQYAFPSSGNNTLNGGAGDDNLNVQGSTGNNLLDGGDGNDSLSASGYYITVFRSYLVFGGSGNNTLDGGAGNDDLSANYSSGNNLLSGGDGNDILSANSSSRNNTLDGGSGDDILNASSSSGKNTLNGGDGNDNLNAYLSTGNNTLDGGDGNDNLSANYSLGNNLLSGGDGNDSLSASGIYNTDRYDGNLTYSNSGNNTLNGGTGDDILNVNVSTGDNLLDGGDGNDSLSASGYEYYQNYLDEERAYYTSGNNTLNGGAGDDSLIVDYSTGNNLLDGGDGNDSLSASGYGSYYDWSFGETVYFSTSGNNTLNGGAGNDTLNMDYSTGNNLLDGGDGNDSLSASGYGSYSYYDYISGQDVTVYVSAAGNNTLSGGAGDDSLIVDYSTGDNLLDGGEGNDILFADKASGNNTLNGGAGDDVLGVDYSSGDNLLDGGDGNDILSAESTFGNNTLNGGAGDDSLIVDYSSGNNLLDGGDGNDSLSANDASGNNTLNGGNGDDTLSGGNSDDILTGGSGNDIIYGYGGNDTFVFNSFTEGVDSLYDFDATNESIQVSATGFGGGLLAGSLFASQFTLGASATTSDQRFIYDFTTGALYFDQDGSADGFSQVQFAQLSGVPSLTENNFVIV, from the coding sequence ATGGCAATTATAAATGGAACCAACGTTAATGATATCCTCAATGGCACAACTGGGGATGATGTAATTAAAGGCTTAGGAGCAAATGATGTCCTCTATGGTAACGGAGGTAACGACATCCTAGATGGTGGCTCAGGGAATGATACTCTCAATGCAGCCTCTGCTGGTGGAAACAATACTCTTAGGGGCGGCAGTGGCAATGATAATTTAGATATTACCTATTCTTCGGGGAATAACACTTTAGAAGGCGGTTCGGAAGCTGATAATCTTAACGCCTTTTTTTCGAGTGGAAATAACACCGTCAAGGGTGGAAGTGGGGACGATTATCTAAATACCTCTTCATCTAGTGGCAATAATAGCCTCAGTGGGGATGCAGGGAATGACACTCTTGATATTAGTTACTCTACAGGCAACAATACACTTTCCGGCGGAAGTGGGGCTGATAACTTTTACGCTTATGCAGTCAGTGGTACAAACACCCTCAACGGTGGTGCTGATGATGATTCGTTCTACATCGGCGCCCCAATCACTCCCCCCTCTTCCTTAGTGACTCAAACGGTAGATGGAGGAGCAGGTAACGATTACTTGTCAGTCGATTATAGCAATGCTAGCACCGGAATCACCTCGACCTTCGATGCGACTAATCAGCAAGGCTCGCTCACCGCAGGCACAAATCAAGTTAGCTACAAGAATATCGAGAGCTTAGAGGTTACAGGTACAGCCTACGATGATAATATCACAGTTTCCGGCTACTACAACAACTACTTCGACGAGGAGAAATACGAATATCAGAGCGATGGTTATGCCTCATTAGGGAACAACACCCTCAATGGTGGTGCTGGTAACGATAATTTGACTGCTAATTATTCCACAGGGAATAACCTATTGGATGGTGGCGATGGCAATGATTCTCTGAGCGCCTCTGGCGAGTTTTACTACAGCCTCATCTTTAGCTATAATAATTATGGTTATCCCTCATCCGGCAATAATACCCTCAACGGTGGTGCCGGTGACGATACGTTGAATATTGACTATTCCACAGGGAATAACCTGCTTGATGGTGGCGATGGTAATGATTCTTTGAGTTCCTCTGGCTACTTCTATGCTGACTCCTCTATTGGTTATTATGAGGAGGAGCAGTATGCTTTTCCCTCATCAGGGAATAACACCCTCAACGGTGGTGCTGGGGACGATAATTTGAATGTTCAGGGTTCAACAGGGAATAACTTACTCGATGGGGGCGATGGTAATGATTCTCTGAGTGCCTCTGGTTATTACATAACAGTTTTCAGAAGTTATCTGGTTTTTGGGGGTTCAGGAAATAACACCCTAGATGGTGGCGCTGGTAACGATGATTTGAGTGCTAACTATTCATCAGGGAACAACTTGCTCTCTGGTGGTGATGGTAACGATATCTTAAGTGCTAATTCTTCAAGCCGTAATAACACCCTAGATGGTGGTTCTGGTGACGATATCTTGAATGCTAGTTCTTCAAGCGGTAAGAACACCCTCAATGGTGGCGATGGTAATGATAATTTGAATGCTTACCTTTCAACAGGTAATAATACCCTTGATGGTGGCGATGGTAACGATAATTTGAGTGCTAACTACTCATTAGGCAATAATTTGCTCTCTGGTGGCGATGGCAATGATTCTCTGAGTGCTTCTGGCATATACAACACAGACCGATATGATGGTAATCTCACTTACTCTAACTCAGGAAATAACACTCTCAATGGTGGTACTGGTGACGATATCTTGAATGTTAACGTTTCAACGGGCGATAACCTGTTGGATGGTGGCGATGGCAATGATTCTCTGAGTGCCTCTGGCTACGAATACTACCAAAACTACCTTGATGAAGAGCGCGCTTACTACACATCAGGTAATAATACCCTCAATGGTGGTGCTGGTGATGATTCATTAATTGTAGACTATTCAACAGGCAATAACCTCCTTGATGGTGGCGATGGTAATGATTCTCTGAGTGCTTCTGGCTACGGTAGCTACTACGATTGGTCTTTCGGTGAAACCGTTTATTTCTCCACTTCAGGCAATAACACCCTCAATGGTGGCGCTGGTAACGATACGTTGAATATGGACTATTCCACAGGTAATAACCTGCTTGATGGTGGCGATGGCAATGATTCTCTGAGTGCTTCTGGCTACGGTAGCTACAGCTACTACGACTATATATCCGGTCAAGATGTAACTGTCTATGTCTCAGCCGCAGGTAACAACACTCTAAGTGGTGGTGCTGGTGATGATTCGTTAATTGTAGACTATTCAACAGGCGATAACTTACTGGATGGTGGCGAGGGCAATGATATTCTTTTTGCCGACAAGGCCTCTGGTAATAATACCCTCAATGGTGGTGCTGGTGATGATGTCTTAGGTGTGGACTATTCAAGTGGCGATAACCTACTGGATGGTGGCGATGGTAATGATATTCTGTCTGCCGAAAGTACCTTTGGTAATAACACCCTCAACGGTGGTGCTGGTGATGATTCCTTAATTGTGGACTATTCCAGTGGCAATAACCTGCTTGATGGTGGTGATGGTAATGATTCTCTCAGTGCCAATGATGCCTCTGGTAATAATACCCTCAATGGTGGTAATGGAGATGACACCCTTTCTGGTGGCAATAGCGATGATATTCTCACAGGTGGCAGTGGTAATGATATCATCTATGGATATGGCGGTAATGATACCTTTGTCTTCAATAGTTTCACTGAAGGTGTTGATAGTCTTTATGACTTCGACGCGACTAATGAAAGCATTCAGGTATCGGCTACTGGTTTTGGTGGCGGGTTATTAGCAGGTTCGCTCTTTGCTAGTCAGTTTACCCTAGGAGCATCGGCAACGACAAGCGATCAGCGATTTATCTATGACTTCACCACAGGTGCGCTGTATTTTGATCAAGATGGTAGTGCTGATGGATTTAGTCAGGTACAATTTGCACAACTATCTGGAGTGCCGTCACTAACCGAAAACAATTTTGTGATTGTTTAG
- a CDS encoding peroxiredoxin, whose translation MTLRLGDTVPNFTQASTHGDIDFYAWAGDSWVVLFSHPADFTPVCTTELGTVAKLKPEFDKRNVKAIALSVDDVESHKGWVGDIEETQSTTLNYPILADGDRKVSDLYDMIHPNAAATVTVRSVFVIDPSKKLRLTFTYPPSTGRNFDELLRVIDSLQLTDNYSVATPADWKDGEDVVIVPSLKDPEVLKEKFPKGYQEVKPYLRLTPQPNK comes from the coding sequence ATGACTCTCCGCCTAGGTGATACAGTACCAAATTTTACGCAAGCTTCGACACATGGCGACATAGATTTTTACGCATGGGCAGGTGACAGCTGGGTAGTGCTGTTTTCTCACCCTGCAGACTTTACACCTGTTTGCACAACTGAATTAGGCACAGTTGCAAAACTGAAACCAGAATTTGACAAGCGCAATGTTAAGGCGATCGCCCTCAGCGTTGACGATGTAGAATCCCACAAAGGATGGGTGGGAGATATCGAAGAGACTCAAAGCACCACTCTTAACTACCCAATTTTGGCAGATGGCGATCGTAAAGTTTCTGACCTTTATGATATGATCCACCCCAATGCTGCGGCAACCGTAACCGTGCGATCTGTGTTTGTTATTGACCCCAGTAAGAAACTCCGTCTCACTTTCACCTATCCCCCCAGCACTGGACGCAACTTTGATGAACTGTTGCGAGTAATTGATTCTCTGCAATTGACAGATAATTACAGCGTAGCAACACCAGCAGACTGGAAAGATGGGGAAGATGTCGTAATTGTCCCCTCGCTCAAAGATCCAGAAGTCCTTAAAGAAAAATTCCCCAAAGGTTATCAAGAAGTCAAACCCTACTTGCGCTTGACTCCTCAACCTAACAAGTAA